The following proteins are co-located in the Micromonospora viridifaciens genome:
- a CDS encoding acyl-CoA thioesterase, protein MTDHPSAGPAGKPASYSRVTLSRIMTAVDVNLYGTVHGGVLMKFIDDVAGAAAARHSGGTAVTASIDEIVFSEPVRVGDLVHAHAQVNWTGHTSMEVGVKVVAERWDSAEDEPVRVATAYLVFVGVDVGGTPRPIRPVLPETPEDERRYREAEIRRAHRLARRRAIQAHRAG, encoded by the coding sequence ATGACAGATCACCCCTCCGCCGGGCCGGCTGGCAAGCCGGCCTCGTACTCCCGGGTCACGCTGAGCCGGATCATGACCGCCGTCGATGTCAATCTGTACGGGACCGTGCACGGTGGGGTACTGATGAAGTTCATCGACGACGTCGCCGGGGCAGCGGCGGCCCGGCACAGCGGCGGCACCGCGGTCACCGCCTCGATCGACGAGATCGTCTTCTCCGAGCCGGTCCGAGTGGGCGACCTGGTGCACGCGCACGCCCAGGTCAACTGGACCGGGCACACCTCGATGGAGGTCGGGGTCAAGGTGGTCGCCGAGCGCTGGGACTCGGCCGAGGACGAGCCGGTCCGGGTCGCCACGGCGTACCTGGTCTTCGTCGGCGTCGACGTCGGCGGCACGCCGCGCCCGATCCGGCCGGTGCTGCCGGAGACCCCGGAGGACGAGCGGCGCTACCGGGAGGCGGAGATCCGCCGGGCACACCGGTTGGCCCGCCGCCGCGCGATCCAGGCGCACCGCGCCGGCTGA
- a CDS encoding acyl-CoA dehydrogenase family protein: protein MAAEQSFDVYRLPEEHEAIREAVREVCTAKVAPNAAEADETGEFPKASYDALRAADFHAPHIPVEYGGAGADALATAIVIEEVARACAASSLIPAVNKLGTMPLLLAGSEELKRKYLTPIASGDAMFSYCLSEPEAGSDAASMTTKAVRDGDHWVLNGVKRWITNAGVSEYYTVFAVTDPTARSKGISAFVVEKSDSGVSFGAPEKKLGIKGSPTREVYFDNVRIPADRMIGAEGTGFATAMRTLDHTRVTIAAQAVGIAQGALDYAKGYVQERKQFGKPVADFQGVQFMLADMGMKLEAARQLTYAAAGRSERGDADLTYFGAAAKCFASDAAMEITTDAVQLLGGYGYTRDYPVERMMRDAKITQIYEGTNQVQRIVMARQLLKG from the coding sequence ATGGCCGCAGAGCAGTCATTCGACGTCTACCGGTTGCCGGAGGAGCACGAGGCGATCCGGGAAGCGGTTCGTGAGGTCTGTACGGCGAAGGTGGCTCCAAACGCCGCCGAGGCGGACGAGACCGGCGAGTTCCCGAAGGCGTCGTACGACGCCCTGCGGGCCGCCGACTTCCACGCCCCGCACATCCCCGTCGAGTACGGCGGCGCGGGCGCGGACGCGCTGGCCACGGCCATCGTGATCGAGGAGGTGGCCCGCGCCTGCGCCGCCTCGTCGCTGATCCCGGCGGTGAACAAGCTGGGCACCATGCCGCTGCTCCTGGCCGGCTCAGAGGAGCTCAAGCGGAAGTACCTGACGCCGATCGCCAGCGGCGACGCGATGTTCTCCTACTGCCTCTCCGAGCCGGAGGCGGGCAGCGACGCCGCCTCGATGACCACGAAGGCCGTCCGGGACGGCGACCACTGGGTGCTCAACGGTGTGAAGCGGTGGATCACCAACGCGGGGGTCTCCGAGTACTACACGGTCTTCGCTGTGACGGATCCCACAGCCCGCTCGAAGGGCATCTCCGCGTTCGTGGTGGAGAAGTCCGACTCCGGGGTCAGCTTCGGGGCGCCGGAGAAGAAGCTCGGCATCAAGGGCTCGCCCACCCGCGAGGTCTACTTCGACAACGTCCGCATCCCGGCGGACCGCATGATCGGCGCCGAGGGCACCGGCTTCGCCACCGCGATGCGCACCCTGGACCACACCCGGGTCACCATCGCCGCCCAGGCGGTCGGCATCGCGCAGGGCGCGCTGGACTACGCCAAGGGGTACGTCCAGGAGCGCAAGCAGTTCGGCAAGCCCGTCGCCGACTTCCAGGGGGTGCAGTTCATGCTCGCCGACATGGGCATGAAGCTGGAGGCCGCCCGGCAGCTCACGTACGCCGCCGCCGGCCGGTCCGAGCGGGGCGACGCGGACCTGACCTACTTCGGCGCCGCCGCCAAGTGCTTCGCCTCCGACGCCGCCATGGAGATCACCACCGACGCCGTCCAACTGCTCGGCGGCTACGGCTACACCCGCGACTACCCCGTCGAGCGGATGATGCGGGACGCCAAGATCACTCAGATCTACGAGGGCACCAACCAGGTGCAGCGCATCGTCATGGCGCGCCAGCTGCTCAAGGGCTGA
- a CDS encoding UDP-glucose dehydrogenase family protein: MTIPYPNTQPVPAIAAVTPPSGAARPRVTFLGTGYLGATYAICYAELGYEVLGYDVDADKIARLNGGEVPIHEPGLDELLRRNLAAGRLRFSTDIAETADFGDVHFICVGTPQRADGMGADLSYVEASVTSLAQHLTRKALIVGKSTVPVGTAEWVEQLVGKHTPADLGVEVAWSPEFLQEGFAVDDVLRPNRIVVGVKSEWANGMLYAAHKGVFDLAATEDREVPLVVTDFATAELVKVAANAFLATKISFINAMAEVCEAAGGDVTQLARSIGYDPRIGNRFLQAGLGFGGACLPKDIRAFQARAQELGAGEALRFLHEVDLINQRRRTRVVQLAADLLGRRSGPAGPDLSGTRIAVLGATFKPNTDDVRDAPALAVAALLGKAGADVHVFDPQGMENARRTVPELTYEACMNDAVRGADLVCVLTEWAEFRNADPVALGELVNGRKVVDGRNCLDSTLWTQAGWTYRGMGRP; this comes from the coding sequence GTGACGATTCCGTACCCGAACACCCAGCCGGTGCCCGCCATCGCCGCGGTAACCCCGCCCTCGGGCGCGGCCCGGCCCCGGGTGACCTTCCTCGGCACCGGCTACCTCGGTGCGACGTACGCCATCTGCTACGCGGAGCTGGGCTACGAGGTGCTCGGCTACGACGTCGACGCAGACAAGATCGCCAGGCTGAACGGCGGCGAGGTCCCGATCCACGAGCCCGGCCTGGACGAGCTGCTCCGGCGCAACCTGGCCGCCGGCCGGCTGCGGTTCAGCACCGACATCGCCGAGACCGCCGACTTCGGCGACGTGCACTTCATCTGCGTCGGGACCCCGCAGCGCGCCGACGGCATGGGCGCCGACCTGTCGTACGTCGAGGCGTCCGTGACCAGCCTCGCCCAGCACCTGACCCGCAAGGCGCTGATCGTCGGCAAGTCCACCGTCCCGGTGGGCACCGCCGAGTGGGTGGAGCAGCTGGTCGGCAAGCACACCCCGGCCGACCTGGGCGTCGAGGTGGCGTGGAGCCCCGAGTTCCTCCAGGAGGGCTTCGCCGTCGACGACGTGCTGCGGCCGAACCGGATCGTGGTCGGCGTCAAGAGCGAGTGGGCCAACGGCATGCTCTACGCCGCCCACAAAGGCGTCTTCGACCTGGCCGCCACAGAGGACCGCGAGGTACCCCTGGTGGTCACCGACTTCGCCACCGCCGAGCTGGTCAAGGTCGCCGCGAACGCCTTCCTGGCCACCAAGATCTCCTTCATCAACGCGATGGCCGAGGTCTGCGAGGCCGCTGGCGGCGACGTCACCCAGCTGGCCCGCTCCATCGGGTACGACCCCCGCATCGGCAACCGGTTCCTCCAGGCCGGCCTCGGCTTCGGCGGCGCCTGCCTGCCCAAGGACATCCGGGCGTTCCAGGCCCGCGCCCAGGAGCTCGGCGCCGGTGAGGCGCTGCGCTTCCTGCACGAGGTCGACCTGATAAACCAGCGCCGGCGGACCCGGGTGGTCCAGCTCGCCGCCGACCTGCTCGGCCGCCGGTCCGGCCCCGCCGGGCCGGACCTCTCCGGCACCCGGATCGCCGTGCTCGGCGCCACCTTCAAGCCGAACACCGACGACGTCCGGGACGCCCCGGCCCTCGCGGTCGCCGCGCTGCTCGGCAAGGCCGGCGCCGACGTGCACGTCTTCGACCCGCAGGGCATGGAGAACGCGCGCCGCACGGTGCCCGAGCTGACGTACGAGGCGTGCATGAACGACGCGGTCCGCGGCGCCGACCTGGTCTGCGTCCTCACCGAGTGGGCCGAGTTCCGCAACGCCGACCCGGTCGCCCTCGGCGAACTGGTCAACGGCCGCAAGGTGGTCGACGGCCGCAACTGCCTGGACTCCACACTGTGGACCCAGGCGGGCTGGACGTACCGCGGCATGGGTCGCCCCTGA